From the Lysobacter sp. FW306-1B-D06B genome, one window contains:
- a CDS encoding anhydro-N-acetylmuramic acid kinase — MPALAAGPTGGPLDGLFVGLISGTSADGIDAALVRFQSSNSASAPAGCELLLGRTFAWETSLRERLVALGQGSDAQSLDELGTLDVQIAEAFAAAATRLLEVAGVPATDVRAIGSHGQTVRHRPDGARFDGRHPFTWQMGDGGLIAERTGIATVSDFRRRDVAAGGHGAPLLPALHADLLHSAAEDRAALNLGGIANFTLLPAQGTVRGFDTGPANCLLDAWCLRHTGAAYDAGGAFAAQGQVDAELLVRLLDEPWFMLPPPKSTGREHFHLAWVERRLEGDETPAGVQATLLELSAITIADALRAHQPGTRRVLACGGGVHNPRLLERIGAQLPGVIVESTARHGVDPDFVEAMGFAWLARQTLSGRPGNLPSVTGAIGPRVLGAIHPAA; from the coding sequence ATGCCCGCACTCGCGGCCGGGCCGACCGGCGGCCCGCTCGACGGGCTCTTCGTCGGCCTGATCTCCGGCACCAGCGCCGACGGCATCGATGCCGCGCTGGTGCGCTTCCAGTCTTCCAACTCCGCAAGCGCACCTGCCGGCTGCGAACTCCTGCTCGGGCGCACCTTCGCCTGGGAGACGTCGCTGCGCGAACGCCTCGTCGCACTGGGCCAGGGCTCGGACGCGCAATCGCTGGACGAGCTGGGCACGCTGGACGTGCAGATCGCCGAAGCCTTCGCCGCCGCCGCAACCCGCCTGCTCGAAGTCGCTGGCGTGCCGGCCACGGACGTCCGCGCGATCGGTTCGCACGGCCAGACGGTGCGGCATCGTCCGGACGGCGCGCGCTTCGACGGCCGCCATCCCTTCACCTGGCAGATGGGCGACGGCGGGCTGATCGCCGAGCGCACCGGCATCGCCACCGTCTCCGACTTCCGCCGTCGCGATGTCGCCGCCGGTGGCCATGGCGCGCCGCTTTTGCCGGCGCTGCACGCCGATCTGCTGCACAGCGCGGCCGAGGATCGCGCCGCACTGAATCTGGGCGGGATCGCCAATTTCACGCTGTTGCCGGCGCAGGGCACGGTGCGCGGGTTCGACACGGGCCCGGCGAACTGCCTACTGGACGCCTGGTGCCTGCGCCACACCGGCGCGGCTTACGACGCGGGCGGAGCGTTCGCGGCGCAGGGGCAGGTCGATGCCGAGCTACTGGTGCGCCTGCTCGACGAACCCTGGTTCATGCTGCCGCCGCCCAAGAGCACCGGCCGCGAGCACTTCCATCTGGCCTGGGTCGAACGCCGCCTGGAGGGCGACGAGACGCCGGCCGGCGTGCAGGCGACGTTGCTGGAGTTGAGTGCCATCACGATCGCCGACGCCCTGCGCGCGCACCAGCCCGGTACGCGACGCGTGCTGGCCTGCGGCGGCGGCGTGCACAATCCGCGCCTGCTCGAGCGTATCGGCGCGCAGCTGCCGGGCGTCATCGTCGAATCGACCGCCCGTCACGGCGTGGATCCGGATTTCGTCGAGGCCATGGGTTTCGCCTGGCTGGCGCGTCAAACCCTGTCGGGGCGCCCGGGCAACCTGCCCAGCGTCACCGGTGCGATCGGCCCGCGCGTGCTCGGCGCGATCCACCCGGCGGCGTGA
- a CDS encoding MFS transporter gives MTSETAPAAEPKLKGWRLVAANLSERKVLVMLLLGFSSGIPIYLVGNTLGFWMRENAIELSTIGFLSWVGLAYSLKFLWAPLIDKADAPVLGRLLGRRRGWMLLSQIVVAIALVGMALVQPLHGELMLAGVALDQLLVFGALALVVAFASATQDIVIDAWRIEIASGNEQLGLLTSSSALGYRGALLVTDSLILIFAAHIGWSMSYELMALLMGVGVVATFMAREPAAAVRAVTLPHAPLLSAQGMYDAIVAPFIVFFRDHGRWALVMLLAISLYRLPDFVLGPMANPFYADLGIDKATVGAVRGTFGLGATILGIAAAGLCAVRFGAFATLMAGAVLGPGSNLAFSYLALHGADAGVFTAVMAIDNFCSGFAGVALIAYMSSLVNLGHTATQYALLSSFYALPGKVLKGLSGWTIEQLEVGRSLLEAYSLFFAGTALIGIPALLLCLILTARRPGAGLNAPAVQ, from the coding sequence ATGACCTCTGAAACCGCGCCGGCCGCCGAGCCGAAGCTGAAGGGCTGGCGTCTGGTCGCCGCCAATCTGAGTGAGCGCAAGGTGCTGGTGATGCTGTTGCTGGGCTTCAGCTCCGGCATCCCGATCTACCTGGTGGGCAACACGCTCGGCTTCTGGATGCGCGAGAACGCGATCGAGCTGTCGACGATCGGTTTCCTGTCGTGGGTGGGCCTGGCGTATTCGCTGAAGTTCCTGTGGGCGCCGTTGATCGACAAGGCCGACGCGCCCGTGCTGGGACGGCTGCTCGGTCGCCGGCGCGGCTGGATGCTGTTGTCGCAGATCGTGGTGGCCATCGCGCTGGTCGGCATGGCGCTGGTGCAGCCGCTGCACGGCGAGCTGATGCTCGCCGGTGTCGCGCTTGACCAGCTGCTCGTGTTCGGCGCACTCGCGCTGGTGGTGGCCTTCGCCTCGGCGACGCAGGACATCGTCATCGACGCCTGGCGCATCGAGATCGCTTCCGGCAACGAACAGCTGGGCCTGCTCACGTCGAGTTCCGCGCTGGGTTACCGCGGCGCCCTGCTGGTCACCGATTCGCTGATCCTGATCTTCGCTGCGCACATCGGCTGGTCGATGTCCTACGAGTTGATGGCGCTGCTGATGGGCGTGGGCGTGGTCGCCACGTTCATGGCGCGCGAGCCGGCGGCGGCGGTGCGCGCCGTCACGCTGCCGCATGCGCCGTTGCTGTCGGCGCAGGGCATGTACGACGCGATCGTCGCGCCGTTCATCGTGTTCTTCCGCGACCATGGCCGCTGGGCGCTGGTGATGCTGCTGGCGATCAGCCTCTACCGCCTGCCGGATTTCGTGCTGGGCCCGATGGCCAATCCGTTCTACGCGGACCTGGGCATCGACAAGGCGACGGTGGGCGCGGTGCGCGGTACGTTCGGGCTGGGGGCGACGATCCTGGGAATCGCCGCCGCAGGCCTGTGCGCGGTGCGCTTCGGTGCCTTCGCCACCCTCATGGCCGGCGCCGTGCTGGGGCCGGGCTCGAACCTGGCGTTCTCATACCTGGCCCTGCACGGGGCCGACGCCGGGGTCTTCACGGCGGTGATGGCCATCGACAACTTCTGCAGCGGCTTCGCCGGCGTGGCGCTGATCGCCTACATGTCCAGCCTGGTCAATCTCGGCCACACGGCCACCCAGTACGCGCTGCTCAGTTCGTTCTACGCCCTGCCGGGCAAGGTGCTGAAGGGCCTGTCGGGCTGGACCATCGAACAACTGGAAGTGGGCCGCAGTTTGCTGGAGGCCTATTCGCTATTCTTCGCAGGTACGGCCCTGATCGGCATTCCCGCCCTGCTGTTGTGCCTGATCCTGACCGCACGCCGTCCCGGCGCCGGCCTCAACGCGCCCGCGGTGCAATGA
- a CDS encoding exodeoxyribonuclease III — protein sequence MRIVSFNANGLRSAANKGFFDWFRTQDADVLCVQETKAQEHQLAGPQFLPEGYRAWFKDAITKKGYSGVAIYSRREPDEVRTSMGWAPFDDEGRYIEARFGNLSVVSFYIPSGSSGELRQGFKFEVMDWLKPHLDEWLASGRDYVLCGDWNIVRSRLDIKNWTSNQKNSGCLPPERDWLNGLCIDSTGWVDAYRALHAEGQDYTWWSNRGAARANNVGWRIDYQLVTPGLASKLKACSILREPRFSDHAPFSVDYDL from the coding sequence ATGCGCATCGTCAGCTTCAATGCCAATGGCCTGCGCTCGGCGGCCAACAAGGGATTCTTCGACTGGTTCCGCACGCAGGACGCGGATGTCCTGTGCGTTCAGGAAACCAAGGCGCAGGAGCACCAGCTGGCCGGCCCGCAATTCCTGCCCGAGGGTTATCGCGCCTGGTTCAAGGACGCCATCACCAAGAAGGGCTACAGCGGCGTGGCCATCTACAGCCGGCGCGAACCCGATGAGGTGCGCACGAGCATGGGCTGGGCGCCGTTCGACGACGAGGGCCGCTACATCGAGGCCCGCTTCGGAAACCTGAGCGTGGTGTCGTTCTACATCCCGTCCGGTTCTTCGGGCGAGTTGCGCCAGGGCTTCAAGTTCGAAGTGATGGACTGGCTCAAGCCGCACCTGGACGAGTGGCTCGCCAGCGGTCGCGACTACGTGCTGTGCGGCGACTGGAACATCGTGCGCTCGCGCCTGGACATCAAGAACTGGACGAGCAACCAGAAGAACTCCGGCTGCCTTCCGCCGGAGCGCGACTGGCTCAACGGCCTGTGCATCGACTCCACCGGCTGGGTCGACGCGTACCGCGCGCTGCATGCGGAAGGGCAGGATTACACGTGGTGGAGCAACCGCGGCGCCGCGCGCGCCAACAACGTCGGTTGGCGCATCGACTACCAGCTGGTCACGCCGGGACTGGCGTCGAAGCTGAAGGCCTGCTCGATCCTGCGCGAACCGCGCTTCTCCGACCACGCACCTTTCAGCGTCGACTATGACCTCTGA
- a CDS encoding GNAT family N-acetyltransferase — protein sequence MSVVTARVRVEPIVDPDSAAARAVRALRVTPDQYRYIGDTAFNLGDTLRDPMSEAMGVFADDTVVGFYRLDFAPNAVVGRTLGVPSVGLRAFVIDQHQQGRGYGTGAMTACCEDLRTRYPDRRLLVLTVNCANAPAIASYLKAGFTDTGELFHGGSAGPQHVMLHSLPPHPTT from the coding sequence ATGTCCGTCGTCACCGCCCGCGTCCGAGTGGAACCCATCGTGGACCCCGACAGTGCCGCCGCGCGCGCCGTGCGGGCATTGCGCGTGACGCCGGACCAGTACCGCTACATCGGCGACACCGCCTTCAACCTCGGCGACACCCTGCGCGACCCGATGAGCGAGGCGATGGGTGTGTTCGCGGACGACACGGTGGTGGGCTTCTACCGACTGGATTTCGCCCCCAACGCGGTCGTCGGCCGCACGCTCGGCGTGCCGAGCGTGGGCCTGCGCGCCTTCGTCATCGACCAGCACCAGCAGGGCCGCGGATACGGCACCGGCGCGATGACCGCCTGCTGCGAGGATCTGCGCACGCGTTACCCCGACCGCAGGCTGCTGGTGCTCACGGTGAACTGCGCGAACGCCCCGGCGATCGCGTCGTACCTCAAGGCCGGATTCACCGACACCGGCGAACTCTTCCACGGCGGCAGCGCCGGCCCGCAGCATGTGATGCTGCATTCACTCCCCCCGCATCCAACGACATGA
- the pyrE gene encoding orotate phosphoribosyltransferase, producing MNDPRTDHRARFLDLALRADALRFGEFTLKSGRQSPYFFNAGRFDSGAALAGLAACYADAVDAHGVAFDLLFGPAYKGIPLATALACEYANRGRDLPVAFNRKEAKTHGEGGNLIGAPLQGRRVLIVDDVITAGTAIREALGLIADAGGEVAGIVIALDRQEAVDPAKTRRSAAQTVAADHGLPVIAVATLTDLLAFASDHAELAAQRARLLAYCDAYGSEEV from the coding sequence ATGAACGACCCACGCACCGACCATCGCGCCCGTTTCCTCGACCTGGCGCTGCGCGCCGACGCCCTGCGCTTCGGCGAGTTCACCCTGAAGTCCGGGCGCCAGAGCCCGTACTTCTTCAACGCCGGGCGCTTCGATTCCGGCGCGGCGCTGGCCGGTCTGGCCGCCTGCTACGCCGACGCGGTGGACGCGCACGGCGTCGCCTTCGACCTGCTGTTCGGGCCGGCCTACAAGGGCATTCCGCTGGCGACCGCGCTGGCCTGCGAGTACGCGAATCGCGGCCGCGACCTGCCGGTGGCCTTCAACCGCAAGGAAGCCAAGACGCATGGCGAAGGCGGCAACCTGATCGGCGCACCGCTGCAGGGTCGGCGCGTGCTGATCGTGGACGACGTGATCACCGCCGGCACCGCGATCCGCGAAGCGCTCGGCCTGATCGCCGACGCCGGCGGCGAAGTCGCGGGCATCGTCATCGCGCTGGACCGACAGGAGGCCGTCGACCCGGCCAAAACACGACGCTCTGCGGCACAAACGGTCGCGGCCGACCATGGCCTGCCCGTCATCGCCGTGGCCACGCTGACCGATCTGCTTGCGTTCGCTAGCGATCACGCCGAACTGGCGGCCCAGCGCGCACGCCTGCTCGCCTATTGCGACGCCTACGGCAGCGAAGAAGTGTGA
- a CDS encoding phosphomannomutase/phosphoglucomutase — protein MKGLEKGQLSASAAQLKVMLPLVAALLAVLAAWFAWTGLGLHRDGTRRLAITEARNTAIDAAVKALTAEQKQLTERLAAPTLQAALAAGDLAAASQELGKGWPGATDAAVLPLDLTAEYAALPKGGYGRLGVIEAAVAADRPVAGLLRQGSGTQLALAAPARTATQTVGVAYVRLPITRVSAGLDQADVADDSYLALRQGGFTAIERGDTSLSGGAEALAAKVPGSDLRVAAAVPDVAGGPLGMDALGCFIAAGVLALLAFLTWRAPHFAARRKKTDEVDEGSVQTLAESLEALPPVPVAAPVAAPKPAMPSASIAIDRGIFRAYDIRGVVGQSLDAGVAELIGHSIGSLMHEKGMTDIVVGRDGRLSGPALVEGLITGLRKAGRNVIDIGLAPTPVVYFGAYHLRAGSCVSVTGSHNPPDYNGFKVVVGGETLSGDAITDLYSRIADDRLHLGDLGSLVERDISEDYVQRIASDVQIDRPLRVVVDAGNGVAGEIGPRVLAAIGADVTPLYCDIDGTFPNHHPDPSEPHNLTDLIRMVQRLEADIGIAFDGDGDRLGVVTREGENIFPDRLLMLFAADVLERNPGAVILFDVKCTGRLPGHILRHGGSPLMWKTGHSLIKAKMRETDAELAGEMSGHFFFKERWYGFDDGIYAAARLLEILAAQPRTPTETLAALPNGVSTPEIKVDAPEGDPHSFVDWFRDEAKFEGARLSTIDGLRVDWPDGWGLVRASNTTPVLVMRFDADSPEALARIKADFRTQLLALRPDLSLPF, from the coding sequence ATGAAGGGTCTGGAAAAGGGACAACTGTCGGCCTCGGCCGCACAGCTGAAGGTGATGCTGCCGCTGGTCGCCGCGTTGCTCGCGGTGCTGGCGGCGTGGTTCGCATGGACCGGCTTGGGCCTGCACCGCGACGGCACGCGCCGGCTGGCGATCACCGAAGCCCGCAACACCGCGATCGACGCCGCCGTGAAGGCATTGACGGCCGAACAGAAGCAGCTCACCGAGCGCCTGGCGGCGCCGACCCTGCAAGCCGCACTGGCCGCGGGCGATCTGGCCGCGGCCTCGCAGGAGCTCGGCAAGGGCTGGCCGGGCGCGACGGATGCCGCCGTGCTTCCGCTGGACCTGACCGCCGAGTACGCCGCGCTGCCCAAGGGCGGTTACGGCCGGCTGGGGGTGATCGAAGCCGCCGTCGCCGCGGACCGTCCGGTGGCCGGATTGCTGCGCCAGGGCAGCGGCACGCAGCTGGCGCTGGCCGCGCCGGCGCGCACCGCGACGCAGACCGTCGGCGTGGCCTATGTGCGCCTGCCGATCACGCGGGTCAGCGCCGGCCTGGACCAGGCCGACGTCGCCGACGACAGCTACCTGGCCTTGCGCCAGGGCGGCTTCACCGCGATCGAGCGCGGCGATACGTCCCTGTCCGGCGGTGCCGAGGCACTGGCCGCCAAGGTGCCCGGCAGCGACCTGCGCGTCGCCGCGGCCGTGCCGGACGTGGCCGGTGGCCCGCTGGGCATGGACGCGCTGGGCTGCTTCATTGCCGCGGGCGTGCTGGCACTGCTGGCGTTCCTGACCTGGCGCGCCCCGCATTTCGCGGCTCGCCGGAAGAAGACCGACGAGGTCGACGAGGGTTCGGTGCAGACGCTGGCGGAGAGCCTCGAAGCGCTCCCGCCGGTCCCGGTCGCGGCCCCCGTGGCCGCACCCAAGCCGGCGATGCCGTCGGCGTCCATCGCCATCGACCGCGGCATCTTCCGCGCCTACGACATCCGCGGCGTGGTCGGCCAGTCGCTCGACGCCGGCGTGGCGGAGCTGATCGGTCACTCCATCGGCTCGCTGATGCACGAGAAGGGCATGACCGACATCGTCGTGGGCCGCGACGGCCGCCTGTCCGGTCCTGCGCTGGTGGAAGGTTTGATCACCGGCCTGCGCAAGGCCGGCCGCAACGTCATCGACATCGGCCTGGCGCCGACGCCGGTGGTCTATTTCGGCGCGTACCACCTGCGTGCGGGCTCGTGCGTGTCGGTCACCGGCAGCCACAACCCGCCGGACTACAACGGCTTCAAGGTGGTCGTCGGCGGCGAGACGCTGTCCGGCGACGCCATCACCGACCTGTATTCGCGCATCGCCGACGACCGCCTGCACCTGGGCGACCTGGGCTCGCTGGTCGAGCGCGACATCTCCGAGGACTACGTCCAGCGCATCGCCTCCGACGTGCAGATCGACCGCCCGCTGCGCGTGGTGGTCGACGCCGGCAACGGCGTGGCCGGCGAGATCGGCCCGCGCGTGCTGGCCGCCATCGGTGCCGACGTCACGCCGCTGTATTGCGACATCGACGGCACCTTCCCGAACCACCATCCGGACCCGAGCGAGCCGCACAACCTCACCGACCTGATCCGCATGGTGCAGCGCCTGGAGGCCGACATCGGCATCGCCTTCGACGGCGACGGCGACCGCCTGGGCGTGGTCACGCGCGAGGGCGAGAACATCTTCCCGGATCGCCTGCTGATGCTCTTCGCCGCCGACGTGCTCGAACGCAACCCGGGCGCGGTGATCCTGTTCGACGTGAAGTGCACCGGCCGCCTGCCGGGGCACATCCTGCGCCACGGCGGCAGCCCGCTGATGTGGAAGACGGGCCACTCGCTGATCAAGGCCAAGATGCGCGAGACCGACGCGGAACTGGCCGGCGAGATGAGCGGCCACTTCTTCTTCAAGGAGCGCTGGTACGGCTTCGACGACGGCATCTACGCCGCCGCGCGCCTGCTGGAAATCCTCGCCGCGCAGCCGCGCACGCCGACCGAAACGCTGGCCGCCCTGCCCAACGGCGTGTCGACGCCGGAGATCAAGGTCGACGCGCCCGAAGGCGACCCGCACAGCTTCGTGGACTGGTTCCGCGACGAGGCCAAGTTCGAGGGCGCACGCCTGTCGACCATCGACGGCCTGCGCGTGGACTGGCCGGACGGCTGGGGCCTGGTGCGTGCGTCCAACACCACGCCGGTGCTGGTCATGCGTTTCGATGCCGACTCGCCCGAGGCGCTGGCGCGCATCAAGGCGGACTTCCGCACCCAGTTGCTGGCGCTGCGGCCGGACCTGTCGCTGCCGTTCTGA
- the dut gene encoding dUTP diphosphatase, producing MNHTLELKILDARFGSEWPLPTYATPASAGLDLRAALEEPLTLQPGDASLVPSGLAIHLGDPTMCAVILPRSGLGHKHGIVLGNGTGLIDADYQGPLLISVWNRGREAFTMQPGDRIAQLVILPIVRATLEVVDEFETSARGTGGFGHTGVR from the coding sequence ATGAACCACACGCTCGAACTGAAGATCCTCGACGCCCGCTTCGGCAGTGAATGGCCGCTGCCGACCTATGCCACGCCCGCCAGCGCCGGCCTGGACCTGCGCGCGGCGCTGGAGGAACCGCTGACGTTGCAGCCGGGCGATGCCTCGCTGGTGCCCTCGGGGCTGGCGATCCATCTGGGCGATCCGACGATGTGCGCGGTGATCCTGCCGCGCTCGGGCCTGGGGCATAAGCACGGCATCGTATTGGGCAACGGCACGGGGCTGATCGACGCCGATTACCAGGGGCCGCTGCTCATCAGCGTATGGAACCGCGGTCGCGAGGCTTTTACGATGCAGCCGGGGGACCGCATCGCCCAGCTCGTGATCCTGCCGATCGTTCGGGCGACGCTTGAGGTGGTGGACGAATTCGAAACCAGCGCGCGCGGAACCGGCGGCTTCGGCCACACCGGCGTGCGCTGA
- the radC gene encoding DNA repair protein RadC codes for MHIRNWPVDERPRERLLAHGAGALSDAQLLAIFLGSGLRGRDAVSTARGLLKSHGPLRTLLERPPDQLMALPGLGPARVCQLAAALELGQRLVGAALERGALLTDPLVAGQYFARRLRGRPREVFAVLFLDTRHRAIAFEELFQGTIDGAQVHPREVARRALALNAAAAICGHNHPSGNPEPSAADRSITARLKEALSLVDVRLLDHIVVGDGTPVSLAARGWL; via the coding sequence ATGCACATCCGAAACTGGCCCGTCGACGAGCGTCCCCGCGAACGCCTGCTGGCCCACGGCGCCGGCGCGCTTTCCGATGCGCAGCTGCTGGCCATCTTCCTCGGATCGGGACTGCGAGGCCGCGACGCAGTGAGCACGGCGCGGGGCCTGCTGAAATCCCACGGGCCGCTGCGCACCCTGCTCGAACGCCCACCGGACCAGTTGATGGCCCTGCCCGGCCTGGGCCCGGCCCGGGTCTGCCAGCTGGCGGCCGCGCTGGAGCTCGGACAACGCCTGGTTGGCGCCGCACTGGAACGCGGAGCGCTGCTGACCGACCCGCTCGTCGCCGGGCAGTACTTCGCGCGCCGCCTGCGGGGACGGCCGCGGGAGGTGTTCGCCGTGCTGTTCCTGGACACGCGGCACCGCGCGATCGCCTTCGAGGAGCTGTTCCAGGGCACCATCGACGGCGCCCAGGTGCACCCGCGTGAAGTGGCCCGCCGCGCCCTGGCGCTCAACGCCGCGGCGGCCATCTGCGGCCACAACCACCCCAGCGGCAACCCCGAACCCAGCGCCGCCGACCGCAGCATCACCGCACGGCTGAAGGAAGCGCTGTCGCTGGTGGATGTGCGCCTGCTCGACCACATCGTCGTGGGCGACGGCACGCCGGTCTCGCTGGCGGCGCGGGGCTGGCTGTGA
- the argS gene encoding arginine--tRNA ligase — MKSTLRALVAQAIDALRAAGTLPADLATPEFVIERPKNAGQGDFSTNAAMLLAKPAKSNPRAIAQALVDALPVTQDLAKVEIAGPGFINFYVDEAAWRRQIGQVLERGAAYGRNDIGKGHRAGVEYVSANPTGPLHVGHGRAAVIGDCIARVLDANGWDVAREFYYNDAGAQINNLAISVQARAQGKGPEHPDWPEDGYRGDYIKDVAAAYLRGESVEVEGHTVVAAKDANDLDAIRQFAVAYLRREQNLDLEAYGVGFDVYFLESSLYTEGKVEETVAELIAHGHTYEEGGALWLRTTDFGDDKDRVMRKSDGTYTYFVPDVAYHRSKWLRGYERAITELGADHHGSLARVKAGLQALDCGIPKGWPEYMLHQMVTVMRGGEEVKLSKRAGSYVTLRDLVDEVGRDATRWFLIARKPDSQLIFDIDFARSQSLDNPVYYVQVSHARMHGLMRQLKERGLSYDAANGLAQPLDLDDVAARELIATLLRYPDVVETAGRDLEPHQIAAYLLELAQTFQTYYNDHQFLVDDADVRDARLVLAMATRQVLANGLELLGVSAPEVM; from the coding sequence GTGAAATCCACTCTCCGCGCCCTGGTGGCGCAGGCCATCGACGCCCTCCGCGCCGCCGGCACCCTGCCGGCCGATCTGGCCACGCCCGAGTTCGTGATCGAGCGTCCCAAGAACGCGGGCCAAGGCGATTTCTCCACCAACGCCGCCATGTTGCTGGCCAAGCCGGCCAAGTCGAACCCGCGCGCGATCGCGCAGGCGCTGGTCGATGCGCTGCCCGTCACGCAGGACCTGGCGAAGGTCGAGATCGCCGGCCCGGGCTTTATCAACTTCTACGTCGACGAAGCCGCCTGGCGTCGCCAGATCGGGCAGGTGCTCGAGCGCGGTGCCGCGTACGGCCGCAACGACATCGGCAAGGGCCACCGCGCCGGCGTGGAATACGTGTCGGCCAACCCGACCGGCCCGCTGCATGTCGGCCACGGCCGCGCGGCGGTGATCGGCGATTGCATCGCGCGTGTGCTCGACGCCAACGGCTGGGACGTGGCGCGCGAGTTCTACTACAACGACGCCGGCGCGCAGATCAACAACCTCGCCATCTCGGTGCAGGCGCGTGCGCAGGGCAAGGGGCCGGAGCATCCGGACTGGCCGGAAGACGGCTACCGCGGCGACTACATCAAGGACGTCGCAGCCGCCTACCTGCGTGGCGAGAGCGTCGAAGTCGAAGGCCACACCGTCGTCGCTGCAAAGGACGCGAACGACCTCGACGCCATCCGCCAGTTCGCCGTCGCCTACCTGCGCCGCGAGCAGAACCTGGACCTGGAAGCCTACGGCGTCGGCTTCGACGTCTACTTCCTGGAATCCTCGCTCTACACCGAGGGCAAGGTGGAGGAAACCGTGGCCGAGCTGATCGCCCACGGGCACACCTACGAGGAAGGCGGCGCGCTGTGGCTGCGCACCACCGACTTCGGCGACGACAAGGACCGCGTGATGCGCAAGTCCGACGGCACGTACACCTACTTCGTGCCCGACGTCGCCTATCACCGCAGCAAGTGGCTGCGCGGCTACGAGCGCGCGATCACCGAACTGGGCGCCGACCACCACGGTTCGCTGGCTCGCGTGAAGGCCGGCCTGCAGGCGCTGGACTGCGGCATTCCGAAGGGCTGGCCGGAGTACATGCTGCATCAGATGGTCACGGTCATGCGCGGCGGCGAGGAAGTGAAGCTGTCCAAGCGCGCCGGCAGCTACGTCACGCTGCGCGACCTCGTCGACGAGGTCGGCCGCGATGCCACGCGCTGGTTCCTGATCGCGCGCAAGCCCGACTCGCAGCTCATCTTCGACATCGATTTCGCGCGCAGCCAGTCGCTCGACAACCCCGTGTACTACGTGCAGGTCTCGCACGCGCGCATGCACGGCCTGATGCGCCAGCTGAAGGAGCGTGGCCTGTCCTACGACGCCGCCAACGGACTGGCGCAACCGCTCGACCTGGACGACGTCGCCGCGCGCGAGCTGATCGCCACGCTGCTGCGCTACCCGGACGTGGTGGAAACCGCCGGCCGCGATCTGGAACCGCACCAGATCGCCGCCTACCTGCTCGAACTGGCGCAGACGTTCCAGACGTACTACAACGACCACCAGTTCCTGGTCGACGACGCCGACGTCCGCGACGCGCGTCTGGTGCTCGCGATGGCGACGCGACAGGTACTGGCGAACGGTCTCGAACTGCTGGGCGTGAGCGCCCCCGAGGTGATGTAA
- a CDS encoding SPOR domain-containing protein: MAARRGKSQAKRNSGGDSGLPGWAWMILGVLLAVVVILVAPKYLKSNGDGFFRPQPNPDAQPAQASGADQEAIADEATPAPAKGSKRSNTEPAKKDTDYDFYTLLPGKEVPMSDAELAASEKAEARREAERNKRARPTDDDAAAEPAKPAQPAQTTTALPRPVETDTVPARTPTTTAGTAPATSPAPTPAPSTPASTSTAPAATGDDGTRYLLQAGAFQASGQAEEMKARIAMLGLSARVESANINGNTVYRVRMGPYGTASDLADAKRKLAGGGLQAMAIKVK, encoded by the coding sequence GTGGCAGCACGTCGCGGCAAATCGCAAGCGAAGCGTAATTCCGGCGGCGACAGCGGCCTGCCGGGCTGGGCCTGGATGATCCTCGGCGTGCTGCTGGCCGTCGTGGTGATCCTGGTCGCACCCAAGTACCTCAAGTCCAACGGCGACGGCTTCTTCCGCCCGCAGCCCAACCCCGACGCGCAGCCGGCCCAGGCCAGCGGCGCCGATCAGGAAGCCATCGCCGACGAGGCCACGCCTGCGCCGGCGAAGGGCAGCAAGCGCTCGAACACCGAGCCGGCGAAGAAGGACACCGACTACGACTTCTACACCCTGCTGCCGGGCAAGGAAGTGCCGATGTCCGACGCCGAACTCGCCGCCAGCGAGAAGGCCGAAGCCCGCCGCGAGGCCGAGCGCAACAAGCGCGCGCGCCCGACGGACGACGACGCTGCGGCCGAGCCCGCGAAGCCGGCGCAGCCCGCGCAGACGACGACGGCGCTGCCGCGTCCGGTGGAGACCGACACCGTCCCGGCGCGCACGCCGACGACGACCGCCGGCACCGCACCGGCGACGAGCCCCGCTCCGACGCCGGCACCTTCGACGCCCGCATCCACTTCGACGGCGCCCGCGGCGACCGGCGACGACGGCACGCGCTACCTGCTGCAGGCCGGCGCCTTCCAGGCCTCGGGCCAGGCGGAGGAGATGAAGGCGCGCATCGCGATGCTCGGCCTGAGCGCGCGCGTCGAATCGGCCAACATCAATGGCAACACGGTCTACCGCGTGCGCATGGGGCCGTACGGCACCGCCAGCGATCTGGCCGACGCCAAGCGCAAGCTCGCCGGCGGCGGGCTGCAGGCGATGGCGATCAAGGTCAAGTGA